The segment TTACAACTCTGAGAGTTCAATAAAACAGAaatcaaatattaaaacatgtaAACAAACTGTAACATACAATAATAActatataactgtaatatatataactatataaataaCAGGAGTCGTATTCAGAAACAAAAGACTCACAATAACAAAGATGGATAGTCCTTCATTCGCTGCAAAGTTGCCCATGCTGAAAGAACaaatgaatctgtgtgtgtgtgtgtgtgtgtgtgtgtgtgtgtgtgtgtgtgtgtgtctgcagatATAAAAAAGTCAGAGTGAGGTACAGAAGTGAAAGGCGTTGGTATTTAAGGCAGTGAGTCATGGAGGAAGTTGAACAGGCCTGACAATATCAGCCCTACAGAACAGATGAAGCACAGTTCCTCaatctaaagtgtgtgtgtgtgtgtgtgtgtgtgtgcgtgtcttcTGATGTGTAACACTTGAGAATAATTAAGAGAtagaaacagataaaaaaaaaactgcagttgttttgaatttttactcatttctaCAAAATATCTAATAATAACCCAAATAATGGCTTCACAGGGACACCTACACTCTGTGTTTCTATGgagacaaagacacacaaagTTCTCTggtctttacatttttttattcttgttaTTTTCTCAGACTCCACGTACAGAAGAAAGCTGTGACAAGCAGTCGTTCGTAgatcacattttaaaatgactttgcCCAGCTGAAAAGTTACCTTCATTTACCCGAACACCAGAGGGCGCCAAAAGCTTAAATACAATCATCCTGCCTGCGTAAAGCCATTTCATTTTCCTCTACAGTGTGCAAACGTGGTCCCTTTCCATTTGTAAAGCAAGAGAACCGCAGAATATACGTGCGGATAATTAAATAGTTAAATGACAGAGTAAatcatacattaaaaaaaaaaaagaaaaaagaaatagaacACACAGACCTTTTAAAGTATCTTCCCAAAATCTTCCCTTACTCGGCTTTATGATTAAAACCTGTACGATAGAAACACACCATCACAGACGTCATACACTATCCTTCTGAAAGACGGATGCTGGTAAATGATCAATAAACATAATAAGACGAGATAATCGAGGTATAAACCTGAGAAGCTTGTAAATAAAACGGAAACTCTTCGGAACACAGGGGATGAACCAATTATCAAGGACACCAAACGGCATTTCGATATGATTAGAGCTTAACTAACGCCAGTGTAAGCATTTCCATTGGTGTACGCATGAATCATTTGTTTTACATCCATGTGAAATCAGTTAAAACCGTAAATGCGTGTATAGTTAAAGCcaagaaaaaggaaaagtggAACGCTGACTATCTGGAAATAATGTATCAGTTAAGGTGATAAAACGGTGTTAATACGTGGCAGTGATGAGTGCGTGATTAAGGCTCTAACAGACCCTTAACTGCTTGGACTGTATCTACTGTAATGGTAAGTTGCTTGTCAAAGGAATAAATGTGCATGGAATGTAAAGGTTGCGTTCAGGAGTCTTTTATACGCATACGCTTATATTCTATTTTTTGTCAACGTTAAACAGCAAATGCATTCAGTAATAGAACTTAAATAACCCAAGCCTCAACCATGCGGACTGGCTTGTCTTAAACAAATAAAGACTTTTCACACAATCCACATAACATACATGAAGTTATCATTGGCTAATCAAGCTTCTGGTCCATAAAgggcactttaaaaaaaaaaaaaaaatccatctcaGGAAAGTGTCATGATTGGCTGGTCACAGTTTgacagctccatttgtcctcaGTTTGTGCCTGAATCACAATGTTTCACACTAATTCTCAGCTAAAGCATCTCAGCTGAATCCAAGTGATTTGCCACCTACGCCATTTTTCCATCTATACTGTGGCTCTTTAGCGCTTCACTAGGGACTCAGCACAGACACTGGTTGATGTCTCCGTTAGTGCTGGAAATCGGTTCATGGTCCACGGCTTGCTCAGGGTTCTCTAATGACTCTTTTCTCTGTGTGCATCCAGGTGGGGAACATGACACAGACGGTATCCTTAGTGAGCCACAGCACTCCCATAGTCCTTGCACTGGGCTGGAGGAGAACAGGTGCCTGCAGGGGTGGCAGCACTGGTAGAAGAGGAGCATGAAGAACACAGCAAGGGCGTAGctaagcagcagcagcagctccagGACTGGTGCGTCTACTTGTCGATAAAATTCGGTGCGATGGGTGAACCAGAGAGATGTGAGTGCTATGTTCTCGACGAAGCGTATAGAATAGTAAGCGGTTGCTCGCCTCCAGCCGTAATTTTTGTCAATCAGATCAGGGTCGTCAAGCTTGAGCTGCACGGCCGACCAGCAGAAAACGTTGATGCCGGCGTACAGAAAAGTGAGCATGGCGAGCGCGGTGGCCGTGCCCACGCGTGTCAGTGTCTTCTCGATGCTCTCGGGGAACGGTGAGCCGCTGCGCCAGAATTCCACCCATGGCTGCAGGAAGAAGGCGAAGAAGCTGAGCAGGACTACCGGCAGCAGCCAGGCCTTCAGCACGGAGCCGAAAAGCACAAGCACAGCGACGCGTGCTGCGATCTCGAAGCTACGCCACAGCAGCACGCACACGTACGCCGCAGGATGCACTGACACTGCGTAGTCGTCGTAACGGATCTTGATGGCCAGGATGTTGCAGCGAAGCGCACCGTACACGATAGAGAGCAGAGAGATGACCATCAGGGTgcctgagaaagagaaaaagagagcgtTAGAGAGATGCAGACATTTGGGAAGACAGGGAAGTGtactctgtgatggactggcaccctgtccagggtgtaccccgccttgtgccccatgctccctgggatagactccaggttccctgtgaccctgaaaaggaataagcggtagaagatggatggatggatggatggaagtgtactgtatatcatgaggcagaaagaatgaaagagttGGTGGAATGAAAAGGAAtttgaagagggaaaaaaactaaatatgaataaatctgGGAAATATCTCTACTCTGTTTTCCTCACCCAGCTCCAGGTGTAAGTTTCGCTAATCGTTCCTCACGACTTCTCGGAGTTTTCtctgaggagatgtttattgaacatttacggaaggagtctcccgcgtcagtgctgtgtaacactCGGGTTTCCTGCCATGGAAAAGTCTTTgggaggctggtgaggggatgACATTCCACTATATGAGATGTGAAGAACGTATGAAGtatatgtttcattttttaaaaattatataaaaaaaaacatgttatgtaATAATTTGAATAGTTGCTGtggaataagaaaaaaaatgaaacacttaAGCGTAAGTTGTTAGAAAATAATCACCCAGTGGGTGACATTGCATTGTTGATtatcttcctataacagcacacgggtttgttgtttatttatatacgAGAGACGGGAAAACGTCTCAGACATGCATTTGTTGAATCGTTTAAGGAATTATAGTCACGCCCCTTGTTTTTCCGAGTTCCCCAGTGACTGGTACTAACTCTAGCCAGGTCTCTAGTCTTTCCTAGTTTTAATCTCAGTTCAATAACTGATATACCTGATATGGACTTTAACTATGATTTGTCTACCATATCTTAAATATCAGCTCTGAAATGACATCCACCTGCTTGTAGCGCTCATGTAAGGCAATCCAGCAAGAGCAAGTGGAAACACAGTGCAATGCTGAGATCATTAGTTAGATGCAGTGGCAGCTTCAGTTATTTGCCACATTTAGGCCTGTGCTAGTAATCAATACATCATGCTCTCCTACTGCCTCTGCTGCTTCTTAATATATGTCTTATTCTGCTACATTCATTCCTCATGACTTACCGCTTTTGCTGAGTTAGGATGAGGTTCCTTGGGGCTGGCAATGAATTTCTCTGCCAGTGAAACCTATATATTACGCATATGGTTACAACACCATCTCCTGACTTTACCACCTATCAACAGGGTAGTGGAGCAGCACGTCCTCAGACCCCTTAGCCTGCTGTCCAGGTTTGAGCCAACAGGGAAGCCACTGAAGCTCCCCCAATCCGCAGCTGGAGTCTCTGCCAACCTCCAAGTCCAAAATCCCTCGTATCCTTCCTGAAGTCCCTCAACAGTGTCCCTCTGAGGAACACTCTCCTCTGGTACTAATCAAAGAGCCTGATTTCACTACAGAATCCTGGGAATACCTTCAAATTCACTACAGAGGTCAAACCCCTGTTATAAAGGATATCATTCCCTGTCCCTAATTCTGGTCAGTCCCAAGCACTGCTGACTCTCTAGTTCTGTTCCAGTTTCTGAACTAGTCACAGTTCTTGATCTAGTTCCTGCTCCTTCCTCAGTACCTGATGTGcactatataatataacatataaTTGCTGCGTTAGTCCTGGAATCGCTCAACCAGACAACCAGATCCGCAACAACCCTGCAAACACATGGCCTCTTTCAGTGAATTCCTCTCCACATCACTAATCCTTACCTACTGCATTATTTGCCAAGAGTTCCCAAATGATATGCCACATGCAGTGATCCTCCATCTGGAGGAAGGTTTATATTCCTGCATGCTCATTTGAGGccctgttacacagcgctgggTCAGCAAATCACCGCTCGGCAGAAAATACAACAAGCTGTGTAGGTACTGTCATGAAATAGAACGGAGTATGAGGTGCAAACATTTCCTTTATATGCTACACATGATCTCAAGGAACTGAATATTGCTTTCTTTTCATTGTAACAGAGTAAACTTGACAATAATATTTCAAGAAGTGGTACAAGATCCACATTCTGGGCTAGTCTTTAGAGCTAGTATTCTGATTAGGTGTAAATAATTCTGTTTCGGTTCTATCACTGATACTATTGTAAAACAGTGCaaccatacatccattttctataccgcttatcctacagggtcgcggggaacctggagcgtatcccagggacAAGGTGGCGTACACCCTggcggggtgccaatccatcacacacacattcatacattacgGACACTCTGGACACGCCAATCTCATGCCAATACATTCTGTAAATGTGCTAAAACTACATGCTCagatagtgcagttgtgtaacctgggaaattcattacagtttctacatgaagtctgttgggttgaacttctccactgttcactgatgacTAACGCTATAATAACGATTAtagtcctagccatcatagcataactgttctcATGAATTGAGGTCGAAAGCAGCTTTATgctttttaagtggtaccatcctcaccccgccttgtgccccatgctccctgggataggctccatgttccccgtgaccctgaaggaaggataagcggtatagaagatggatggatggatgcaccATCCTCAGCGATCTCAATCATCTTTAGGCCGCaccatttttaaacacatttttagaaggatttttttttaaagacatataTTCAGCAATAAAAGAGTATAACTGTAAAATTCCAGTAGTGGTTTTTAcagtaaaactgtaaaatacagttttaaaatactATGTTTAAAGATACAGTGCGGTGCtattaatgtaaacaaacattacaatatccatccatccattttctatagcgcttatccttttcagggtcacgggggaacctggagcctatcccagggagcatcgggcacaaggcggggtacaccctggacagggtgccgatacATTATAATATGTAGGTTATAAATAATAAGGACAGTAAGCTCCTGCCAACTCTGTTTCCAGTTTCCAGCGTGTAGTGTACTATGCAATTAATGGTGTCTCGGCTCTAGCGTGCTCTCTCCGAGAATAGAGCACGATTTTAATAGAATCTGTAAGAAGCTCAGGCTCAATTACAACATACAAAGTGAGATTAAGTGCCCACATGACAGCGTTTATAACAAGCAGCTGAAGCAGGAACGATATATTTACCTTTTGTTCTTTTAGTTTATTATCTCAGTTTTGATTCGCATCGTTTGATTTTCTCGTTCTGTAAACAGTATCCAAGTGGTGCTTTTTCTCTTTTACGGTCTCGTTTTTGCTCCAGACTATTGCTTATGCTGTCCCTATgtcatgttttctttgtgtctaTGCACtgcctcgtgtgtgtgtgtgtgttttagttcaTAATTCTACCGTTATTCCTTTCTGAAGCTGCTTTGAGATTTTTAAATGGTGAAATGTGCCGTATAAATAAATTACGTGTCAGCACCACCCGCATGCATGCTTTTGGCTTTTCATTCATTTGGGTTGCTGGATATGAGCAGCACTTATCTCATTTATAAACAGAAGGAAACTGCCGCAACAACACTGGCTCCTTTGACCTTTATCTACATACACATATCCTTCAAATTCCTGCGTGCATCCTCGAGATAAAGCTCAAGGAAGCAGTTCGCTTGTTGTGGTGTGAAGTGTTTCACTGCCATGTGGCAAAGCCGTAGAACGTAGCATCGACGTGGAGTTTGACACGAAAAGCAATTAGTAAACGTGCGCCGCGTGTGCGTTTAGAGACCGAACTCTGAAATGATTCATTGACACTATCGAACAACACTCGGACGGTGATCTCGGCTGTGGGTTGTGTCAGTACGTTTTGCACTAGCTTAGAAGAACGCACCAGCAAAATATTATACAAACCtgttttttaataaagtcaTGTCTCTAACATTTAATGCAACAAAAGAACCAACTGGTCGTAGTTCAGCAACTCAAGCTGTCCATCGTGGCCTCTGTAGCAGGTCCtctgtacattttgaacaaTATCGACCAGACAGGAAAGTAAGGTTTGTTTAAGGTTTGAGATTTTATATCAGGTATTCCTTCCTGCAACAATGTGTGTTCATAAATAATACCAGAAAAGGTGTGCCTTTCCTGAATCagttcaggaacacacacacacacacacacacacacacacacacacacacacacacagcaagtaAGACCCGGATAAGTTGAAGAGACAGGATCCTAAATCAACACATCCAGTTATGAAAGGAAGTTGAAGaagagtgcgtgtgtgtaacGCTGTAGCATAACACGTAGCATTAAAGAAATCATTCGCGTGCCGGGGCTGTCGATGAGCACATTCTCCACGAGAGTAATAACAATACAATCGGATTATAAATACCATCCAGCTCCAGCATTTCCAGCATGTGTATGTCTATGACCTTTCCCTCACCTCTCCCAATGGAAACATCTCTCTGCAGCACGCAGATGTAGAGCTGCAGTGTGAGCTGAGGGGCGGAGCCCAGAAAGGCCTGAATGACGGAGGTCCGTGCGAAGGCTGCTCGGTGAGCGACCAACTTGCCCTCGGCCTGCCCGACTTCATGTTCCACCTCCTCAGCCCGGCCACACTGAGGCATTTGTTTCTTCCTAGTGATGGTGACATACGGCTCCTCCATCTTTCCCGAGCTTCCATAGATACAAAAGGCATCCAAACACCTGAAAAGCAGCAGGATTAGGGAAGGGATTAGGTATCACATGATCTACAttttcatcaaaccattcagcccaggtttcaatgtttttttcagGGCATTGCATAACCACCTACTCTGTTTTGCTGATCAACACTTAACTGGAAAGTTACTTTATTCGGTATATCATTAGGTACACCCTCAAATGTCATCATCATATCTTTCTGTTCATGTAAAAGCGTAGATGAATAGACAACTTACAGAAAGACAGTCTGTGTAAATATACAGTTATTTTTCTGATCTACAGTGATGTCTTGTCAGGACGTACGCTACATGCCAATATCGGAGAGATTACTTTTGATACTAGCATGTCTAGGTAAAATAAACCCGTCAAATATTGGCTAACATTCAGATGTACTAGTTATGACACTGCTATTAAGACTATTTCCGACTAGCTACATGAAATATTCGGGTctactgaaaataaaaaggttCGAATTTAGCAACATGCACAGAATACCTTCGTATCACGCATTTCACACGGTAAATGTTTTTACGGGTCTccgtg is part of the Ictalurus punctatus breed USDA103 chromosome 27, Coco_2.0, whole genome shotgun sequence genome and harbors:
- the xk gene encoding membrane transport protein XK; the encoded protein is MRLPSSVLVSVSLFTAETTAALYLSSTYRSAGDRIWQGFTLLFTLVPCVLVQLTLIFIHRDLSRDRPLILLLHLLQLGPVIRCLDAFCIYGSSGKMEEPYVTITRKKQMPQCGRAEEVEHEVGQAEGKLVAHRAAFARTSVIQAFLGSAPQLTLQLYICVLQRDVSIGRGTLMVISLLSIVYGALRCNILAIKIRYDDYAVSVHPAAYVCVLLWRSFEIAARVAVLVLFGSVLKAWLLPVVLLSFFAFFLQPWVEFWRSGSPFPESIEKTLTRVGTATALAMLTFLYAGINVFCWSAVQLKLDDPDLIDKNYGWRRATAYYSIRFVENIALTSLWFTHRTEFYRQVDAPVLELLLLLSYALAVFFMLLFYQCCHPCRHLFSSSPVQGLWECCGSLRIPSVSCSPPGCTQRKESLENPEQAVDHEPISSTNGDINQCLC